In one Methylobacterium sp. SyP6R genomic region, the following are encoded:
- a CDS encoding ABC transporter ATP-binding protein codes for MNPQTMKPDSTSLLALRGLNVRYPDAGVTALDRLDLDLARGETLALVGESGSGKSQVALAAMGLLPSQARVSGSVRFDGTELTGLARPALDRIRGARIGLVFQEPMTALDPLFSIGHQIALPLRAHRGMSRRQAMARARDLLGLVGIRDGAARLSAFSHEFSGGERQRVMIAMALACEPDLLIADEPTTALDVTVQAQILALLADLKRRLGLALLFITHDLRLVRRIAERTAVLRAGRLVEIGPTERLFRAPQAPETRDLLSAEPAGRKPPVSDTAPVVLEARGVSVAYPGRRLWLRADPPRLAVAGIDLTLRAGQTIGVVGESGSGKSSLGRALLRLEPAAHGLVRFEDRDLTRLDRAALRPLRRGFQPVFQDPMGSLSPRLTAGEIVSEGLRVHAPHLGAASRDARAAEAFAEVRLDPAWRHRFPHAFSGGQRQRIAIARAMILRPRLVVLDEPTSALDRTVQRDIVALLRDLQAAHGLAYVFISHDLAVVRALCDTVLVLREGREVESGPTDAVLAHPREAYTRALVAAADLDAGLAQA; via the coding sequence ATGAATCCGCAGACCATGAAGCCGGACAGCACGAGCCTGCTCGCCCTGCGCGGCCTTAACGTGCGCTACCCGGATGCCGGCGTGACCGCGCTCGATCGCCTCGATCTCGACCTCGCGCGCGGAGAGACCCTGGCCCTCGTCGGCGAATCGGGCTCGGGCAAGAGCCAGGTGGCGCTCGCCGCGATGGGCCTGCTGCCGTCGCAGGCGCGGGTCTCGGGCAGCGTGCGCTTCGACGGCACCGAGCTGACCGGGCTGGCCCGCCCCGCCCTCGACCGCATCCGCGGCGCCCGCATCGGCCTGGTGTTCCAGGAGCCGATGACGGCTTTGGACCCGCTCTTCTCGATCGGCCACCAGATCGCCCTGCCGCTGCGCGCCCATCGCGGGATGAGCCGGCGCCAGGCGATGGCGCGGGCCCGCGATCTCCTGGGCCTCGTCGGGATCCGCGACGGTGCCGCCCGCCTCTCGGCCTTTTCCCACGAGTTCTCCGGCGGCGAGCGCCAGCGGGTGATGATCGCCATGGCGCTCGCCTGCGAGCCGGACCTGCTCATCGCCGACGAGCCGACCACGGCTTTGGACGTCACCGTGCAGGCGCAGATCCTGGCGCTGCTCGCCGACCTGAAACGGCGCCTCGGGCTCGCGCTCCTGTTCATCACCCACGACCTGCGGCTGGTCCGGCGCATCGCCGAGCGCACCGCGGTCCTGCGGGCGGGCCGCCTCGTCGAGATCGGCCCGACCGAGCGGCTGTTTCGCGCTCCCCAGGCGCCGGAGACCCGCGACCTCCTCTCCGCCGAGCCCGCCGGCCGAAAGCCCCCGGTCTCCGACACCGCGCCGGTGGTGCTGGAGGCCCGCGGCGTGTCGGTCGCCTATCCGGGCCGGCGGCTCTGGCTGCGGGCGGATCCGCCGCGCCTCGCCGTCGCGGGCATCGACCTCACCCTGCGGGCGGGCCAGACGATCGGGGTCGTCGGCGAATCGGGCTCGGGCAAGTCGAGCCTCGGCCGGGCCTTGCTGCGCCTCGAACCCGCCGCCCACGGCCTGGTGCGGTTCGAGGACCGCGACCTCACGCGCCTCGATCGCGCCGCCTTGCGGCCCCTGCGCCGGGGCTTCCAGCCGGTGTTCCAGGATCCGATGGGCTCGCTCTCGCCCCGCCTCACCGCCGGCGAGATCGTCTCCGAGGGTCTGCGGGTCCACGCTCCCCATCTCGGCGCCGCTTCCCGCGACGCCCGGGCGGCGGAGGCGTTTGCCGAGGTGCGCCTCGATCCCGCCTGGCGCCACCGCTTCCCGCACGCCTTCTCGGGCGGGCAGCGCCAGCGCATCGCCATCGCCCGGGCCATGATCCTGCGGCCCCGCCTCGTCGTCCTCGACGAGCCGACCTCCGCCCTCGACCGCACGGTGCAGCGCGACATCGTCGCCCTGCTGCGCGACCTGCAAGCCGCGCACGGCCTCGCCTACGTCTTCATCTCCCACGACCTCGCGGTGGTCCGCGCGCTCTGCGACACCGTGCTGGTCCTGCGCGAGGGCCGCGAGGTCGAAAGCGGCCCGACCGATGCGGTGCTGGCGCATCCGCGCGAGGCCTATACAAGGGCGCTCGTCGCCGCGGCCGATCTCGACGCCGGCCTCGCGCAGGCGTGA
- a CDS encoding ribonuclease activity regulator RraA, which translates to MPLSPETRATLKTVSIATLATALFKRGLRNQVIQDVRPLNPQAGTMVGEAYTLRYIPAREDLNTLAAFRDPTHPQRVAVDQCPEGAVLVMDSRKNPRAASAGGILVTRLMKRGAAGVVTDGGFRDSPEIGALPFPAYHNRPSAPTNLTLHQALDINVPIGCGDVAVFPGDVVVGDAEGVIVIPAEIADEVAAEAAEMTVFEDFVLEEVQTGRGVIGLYPLIDEQAKADFAAWRQKTGR; encoded by the coding sequence ATGCCCCTGAGCCCCGAGACCCGCGCGACGCTGAAGACCGTCAGCATCGCGACCCTGGCCACCGCCCTGTTCAAGCGCGGCCTGCGCAATCAGGTCATCCAGGACGTGCGCCCCCTCAACCCGCAGGCCGGGACGATGGTCGGCGAGGCCTATACCCTGCGCTACATCCCGGCGCGCGAAGACCTGAACACGCTGGCGGCGTTCCGCGATCCGACCCACCCGCAGCGCGTCGCCGTCGACCAGTGCCCGGAGGGCGCGGTGCTGGTGATGGACAGCCGCAAGAACCCCCGCGCGGCCTCCGCCGGCGGGATCCTGGTGACGCGGCTGATGAAGCGGGGCGCGGCGGGCGTCGTCACCGATGGCGGCTTTCGCGATTCGCCCGAGATCGGCGCCCTGCCCTTCCCGGCCTACCACAACCGCCCGTCGGCCCCGACCAACCTGACCCTGCACCAGGCGCTGGACATCAACGTACCGATCGGCTGCGGCGACGTCGCGGTCTTTCCCGGCGACGTGGTGGTGGGCGATGCCGAGGGGGTGATCGTCATCCCGGCGGAGATCGCCGACGAGGTCGCCGCGGAGGCGGCCGAGATGACGGTGTTCGAGGATTTCGTGCTGGAGGAGGTCCAGACCGGCCGCGGCGTGATCGGCCTCTATCCGCTGATCGACGAGCAGGCCAAGGCCGACTTCGCCGCCTGGAGGCAGAAGACCGGACGCTGA